In the Rhea pennata isolate bPtePen1 chromosome 4, bPtePen1.pri, whole genome shotgun sequence genome, gaaatatttctattcttgTAGGCTTATTCCTGTGCCAATGGTGGGTTTCAAGGAACTGCTGAGAAGATTGAAGGTCCAAGATCAGATGACCAAACAGCATCAAACCCGATTAGATGTAAGGCTTCTCGTCTTTATTGTGACTGTTTGTTTGTCCATGAGGGAGGTGGGATTAAATGACCCTCCCTTCCGCACGGTGAATTGAACCATGAACGTAGAGCTGTGGGgttcttggttttttttctcattattccTGCAGCTGAACAAGTGAGGTACCCTCTTGTGATTACAGGTAACTTACTTAGGCTGATTTCCTTTGTGGTTGTCAACAATTGTAAAGAAAGGGAGAAGTTTGTATCTGCATAATCCCAATCCTTCAGAAACAGGGAAAACCTGTATGAAGGGAGCAGATAGCTTAGCTGAAGCAACgtaattttttttgtgctagGAGCTACCCTGAGGCAGTATAAAGTTCCCTTTCTGGCctacaaaggaagaagaaataaatagttGCTTTTAATGAAGCAGTTGGGCCTCTGCTAATCACAGAGGACATGTCCAACAGATATCAGTACATCCACAGGATGCCAGTCCAGTTTTTGTAACTGGTAACTTTGAAGGACCCTgactatcctttttttttctccaagataaGAGCtctttttgttctgcatttttgtaccctctctctctctccccccccttttttttttttttttttttttttttttctttttaatcttctggGCAAAATCTGAGCAATATAtttttggggttgtttttttcccccaggctaACTGTGGTGGTATACGCTAATTCAAACTTGTACTTTTAGAACAGCTGAATTACACTGTAATGGCAGGACTCTAAGCTGGGCACCCAGTTTGCCGATGCCTTTTGGAAATCCCACTTACAGCTAGTTTTTTCTGTTGCATATGAAAACAGGTTGCAAGCAGAGCAGTAGTAGTCCAGGGAAAAGTCAGCACTAGCAGCAGGTGAACCAGAAGCAGATATGACTCTGCTGCAAGGAATATTGGCATGTGAAAGCATCTCTGGAGGCCCCTAAGCTGCTGGACCACCAGGCGTTTTGGTGCTCCTAGTCTGAAATCGGGACTAACGTGTCCTAATATCAAAAAGTGTCACAGCTTCCAAATGACTTGTCTCCTTTGCAGATAATATCGGAAGATATCAGTGAGCTGCAAAAAACCCAGACAACTACTATGGCAAAAATTGCACAGTACAAAAGGAAACTGATGAAGCTTTCTCATAGGACACTACAGGTAATGTGGATATTCTAAATAACTCTTGTGATAGGCAGCCTAGTGCCAGCAAGCAGAGTGGCAGGGGCATGGACCTGACAGGTTGGCTTTGGCAGTCTTGTGCCCAGCCTCATAGTGTGaccaacattaaaaaaaaagaaatgctgactTCATTTAATGCTGTTGCTTTAAGTTGCATGCAAATCCATCGGAAAAGGCTTGATGGACGTAGCATGTCTCGCTCCTCCGGggcccttctctctcccttgcccGGAAGCTGTGGGATTGCCTTGAGGAGCAGGCTACAAAATGGAACAAATCTGACCAGAGAAAGGCCAGAGTAGGGGCAAAAGGAGATCTGGAAGGGCTagtggggaaagagaaaagcagacagTCCCTCCTAATGCTCCTCAGAGGCTTCTTTTGCAGGTATTAATAAAGCAGGAAATCCAAAGGAAAAGCGGCTATGCAATTCAAGCGGATGAAGAGCAGCTTCGTGTGCAGTTGGATACAATTCAGTGTGAGCTTAATGCACCTACACAGTTCAAGGTGAGTGATTACTAGAACTTTGCCcaccactctttttttttttttctctcataaatCATTAGGAAGCATTGCAAATTCAGCATAGAAACACTGCTTGAAGACTTTCTACAAGTACTAGGTTATAGTGTCGTGCTCTTTGCTGCATGACTGTGAAAACATATCTTTGAGGGTTTCTTAAGTATTAACGTGCATTAATTTATAGTTTTACtctaaaacaaattattaaatGATTTGAGTATAAATTTGAAAGACGTGCTCTTCAcatgtctttcaaaaaaaaaaaaaaaaagtgtgctaAAACTGGAATGAGCAGCAGTACTTCCTGCTCTGGTGACTCCAGCAGTGTTAGATGCTGCTGACAAAGTGAATGAGTTGTTTAAGCCCTTCTCTTCTCATCTGTCTTTCCAGGGCAGACTGAATGAGCTCATGTCCCAAATCAGGATGCAAAACCACTTTGGAGCGGTAAGGGCTGAAGAGCGCTACTACGTAGATGCTGATCTCTTAAGGGAAATCAAGCAAGTAAGTTACTTGGAGAAGCCTGGGatacataaaaaatacataagtaAAACTACTCCTGGCACTAACTTGGGAGAGGTATTTTGAATTTGATGTGGCCTTCAGTTGTTTGATGATCAAGGGGgtttttttgctgattttcgCAACAGTACATCAAGATTGCACAAAGTTGCTCGATGCAGTGAAGCCATCAATGTGGAAAgtgctgatttttcttctctcaaataAATTATGTGGGGTTTGCCAAGGCCTCCCCACTCATGGCAGCTTTGAGGAATATTACTTAAAATCTGTCAAGTTGCACTACActaacactttcttttttaacctatCTATCTGCAGCatctgaagcagcagcaagaaggcCTGAGTCACTTGATAAGCATTATAAAGGATGACTTGGAGGATATAAAGCTAATAGAACATGGGCTGAATGAGAGCATCCCCATCAGAGGAGGCATCTTCAGTTGACCTGTCAGATGGCTGCTGGGGTTAAACAGAATGTGTTACTTCTTGGTTCACCTTCCAAGGCCAAAATCAGTGAGGTAAAATAAAACACGCATCTTCTAGAAGCAATGGTGTATTGGTTATTATCTTTAGAACTAGCAAAGCCTCTTCTAAGCTTTTGAACTTGACCTTTGGAaggtttatattttataaagctgTATACGCTTtaataaaggaaggaaaactgaatCTGTTCAGATACTGGTTTACTATAAAATTATATGTACTATTGTacattgtttctattttttcacaACAGCATTGTCTAAAAAAACACAGTGCTGGGGGAATTGTTCCACTTGTGACTTGTTTTGTGGAAAGCTTAGCCTGCTTCCATTTTTGTCAAAAGAACTGAATTAATAACATTATGTAAAGAGCTTATTTAAATCATTACAGTCATGTATGTTACTTTACTGTAAGCCATTACGATACTATGATTTTGGGGGGTAAATTGCAGGAAGTTGACGTTATCGTTGCCCTTCCGTGGGCCTGCAAGGACTTGAAGGCTATGTTGTTATCTCTTTACATACGTGACCTATACAAAGCTTTCCTGCCCCTCAATATGCAACAGAATGTCTAGAtgtcttctgccttttttaatttctggagACTAATAAATTCAGTCTCACTTTGTCAAAAGCCGTGCATGGTGTTGGCTCTTCTTCAGCTACGCCAGAACAGACGTGGAACTGGTGACAAGTTAATGCACTTCCTTCTGCTCCCTTAACAGAAGATAACAGGCCATCACATGTGGTACCACCGCACTGCCTGGCAGCTCAAGTCCCCCAACAGCAAAGTCATTCCCTTAGGTCCTACCTGCTACCATGTCCTGCAGAGCAGATGGTTACTGCAGGCACGAGAGAGGCAGCTTTTAGCTCAGGTAACCTTTTTGCCTCCTTACAGAGGTCCCTGAAAATAGCTGAAactaaaatacattattcagCAGTGACAATTAGAACTCAACCACCCTAGGGAGGGATCGTGCTGGGGTGGAGACCTGCCTGTTCTGCAGCAGTAGGTGTAACGTTTTGTTCATTAGCTGCaatcaaaataaagattttcatttgtaaaacatacacacactctGGACCAAGAGAAACATATCCTCAGAGGATTTTGTAGGCAAGCCGCCTGCTAGTGCCTGTATTGCATATCGAGACGATTgtttatttttggaaacatGGTTCTACTGCAGCTGAGAAAAGTATAGGTGGAACTTCAGGTGTCGGGGGAAAGAAGggattgttttatttgttaGAAACACTTCCAAAATAAGTGACCTGGAACttaatttggggggggggagggaacaTATTTTCGCAAGTGTTTCTACTAAATATCTCAAACATGCAATATGGCACTAGCAGGGTCTCTTTTACAAAATCCTCTGAGGATATATTTACCTTTTGCAGGAGCCACAGTTTATACATGAAGTAAAGGCTTCTAACATACTCCAGCAGGGGCCTGACTAGTGTGCATGTTTGAGGTAAGAAGTGTTTCcaatgcaaaaaataatgtaaacatACTTCCTTTTTTATCCTCAATTGTACCATACCTTCAAAAATAACCTGTCTCGAACATGCACTATAGTCAGTTTGTTAAGGTACTAAGGTGGCTCttcaaaagggaaaattaaCACCCAGGGGATTTTATAAAAGAGCCCTCTGCTAGAGAACGTTTTGCGCGTTCGAGATAGTTTATTTCTGGAAGTGTTGCTCCACTGCCCATGTTTAATAGCTTCAGACTTACAAGACAGCTGTGTTGGAGCAGAACAGCAGTGTTGCAGGTACTGTCAATAAAACACCACTGCTGCTAACAGTGTTGGAAAATTAGAGTAtgagcagctcagcagaagctatttagaaaaaaactgaGGAGAAGGCTGCAGTCTAATAGTCTAATTGTCCAACTGCTCAAAACAGTGCCTACAAGAAACAATCTTGCTCCTATTTTATTAAACGTGAATAGACCTGTAAAATATCATCACCACGTACATTCACAAGAGACTAAATTGCATCTCCCTCTGAGTGGAGCTCTCAAAACACCAcagcttcctttcagaaattGTCAACAGTGAAGTGCAGCTTACCTATTTTGCCAGTTACCGTCTCAAAACAGAACGCTTCTGTTTGTTTACTGGGGAAACCACTGCTTTCAACAAAGATGTGCTACACGGCCCTGACCTCCCTTTCCCTACAGGGCGTCGAATCCGCAGGCACATTCTCCGGTTAGGTCGGGCGCGGCGTGTCTGGCTTCGTAGGCAGTGCGGGCATCGGACGTGGCAATCCAGCGAGGGCCAAGGAGCGCTGCTGTCGTCTCACTACTGCGACTGTTTCACGAGGCGGAAGGCTTCTAGGAACTCATTGAAGTCAATGTTTCCATCCTTATTGAAATCAATGCTGCGCACTAAGTCATTGATGCCGTCGTCCGTGAGCTCGATGTTCATATGGGAGCTGAACAGCTTCCAGGTCTGGTGAAATTCCTCAAATGAGATGAGGCCTGGGGGGGGAGAAAGGCGCCTCAGTGCAAGGGCAGCGCATGCACTGCCgcctgcctgctcccagctcATCGTGCGAGCAGCAGCCCCTGTTCAGCTTCAACCTCTTGGCCCATCCCCACTGCCTGCAGACCCCTAGGGAAGCAAACTGCTCATCGTCTACCTCTAAAGTGCTGCAACTAAATTTCCTAGGTGGAGAGCACTGGATAACACaactgaagagcagcagaggggcaTAATATCATTTGGGAGAACAGTGGAAGGCAAAgacaactgcattttctttactAAAGTAGTTTTGTAGTGTGGCTGCTCGCTGTCAGGTAACATTCAGATCCCATAGCGTTACTGTGGTGCTctcatctccattttttttctgttaaattccTCCAGAACAACTAATTACAATTCTTTGCCCTGGCTGCACATGTTCCTTTGAAATGCCTTATGTTTGGGAAAACACGCAATGAAATTCCAACAGCCCCTGAGACAGTAATTCTGACGTAGGCAGCAGCAAGACCCAGGCCTTAAAACTGTTACACAAAAATGCACTAGTATACAATAAAGGGAGCCCAGAAGCAGAATGGAGAAGAACCCGTGGGCCGAGGCCCCCCATACGCCCCCCTTACCTGAATGATCTCTGTCTATGATCCTGAATATGGTCTCCAAGTTGGATCGGTTTCGATAAATGACTTCCAGCAAGCCCGACTGGATGTGCTGAAAGAGAACGCGGTCACGCTCCTTCTCTGGCTCCTAGCTAACGCCGCAGcgctctgtgctgcctctggGCCATACCACAGCCCTTCCCATAAACAGAAGCATCTGCTGCTGGCCGGACTCATTCCAGAGCTAACGCCCGAGGTGCTCAGGGACGAGTTTGCCACTTGCACATCACACGTGCGTTACGGAACAAGTTTGCGATGACTGACCCCGCTGCGCACCTCGGCGTCACCGCGCATCATCAGCCTGTCAGTTCCAAACAGAATGTTTTTCCTGGCTGACAGGGAGACACTGATTTGGGCTGTGACTTAACCATTGCAGATTTGGTTTTGCTGGCTGTAATTAGGAAGCTGCGAGTCAAAGAAAGGAATCTAGCTGTAGGCTTCTATTTCACAGGCAGCCTCCTTTTCTGTAATGGTCCAAACGCCTCTGGACCGCTCAGATTCACACAAGTTTTTCCACTGATTCCAGTATGTTTTGGGATCGTACAGGAACCATCTGTTCTCCTAAGCTTTCCTGCCACACAGGGTCCCACGCCCTGGGAACCTTGTGAGCTGCCCTGCGTCGTGCTTTGACAGAAGGCAGCGAGCACCCCACCCCTTACCTCTTGGCTCCGCTGCTCCATGGCCAAGTCCTCGAGCCAGGATTTGTACTCCAGCGTGCCACCTGCCGTGCTGCGCACCAGCTGCGGGCGCAGCATTCGCCACGGCAACCCCAGGCGCAAGACAGATTCCACTGCCGTCGCCCAGTTGCTCAGCGTGATCCTTCCTGCAAGGAAAAGGGAGACACCCCCGGAGATCCCCGAGGGACGGGAGGCTGAAAGCGCATTCAGACAACTGGCATGTTGCTTTTCCAGTGCCACCACTTGCTATACCACTGTCCCCTTTAGGGGCAAACAAAACTCTCAAGGGCCTCTGCCCCCTGCCCAGCTGGTAGTGTGGTGGGACAGCAACACAGCAAATGTGTTTaacactcctcctcctcaccaACGTGAAAAGCTGGAAGCACAGTACACATACCAGTTTAGGAGGCTGCGGGCCGAGTTCCCAGGCACTCTCACTTCATTCCTCCGTGGCACACCTGAGCgctttgcagaaggaaaagccCTACATAGCCTGCAGCAGTCACTGCAGGGCACAAGCACTTGCTGCTCCCCCTGACCTGCAGGAAGTTCTTTATTGCCGCAATAAATCAGGGTGGTGGATTTGCATATCTCCAAACCAAGGAAGAGCAGGGGGATACTAACTTCGGATGTTTTATTGTAAGCTTGAGGTCTGCCCTGCAGACTGTTGTCTTCACAACCGGGCTAGTAGTTTCTCAGCGACCAGGAACCTGGAAAAGCCCCTACGTTAGCAGCTGCTGTACCAGCTAAAGTGGACTTCCGCAACCTCCTTTGCTGCAAGGGAAGGGATACACACGAGAACGTAGTTCTGCTGGGTGCTGTTTCTCCCTCGTGGACGGATCTCAGTAGCAGATCTGCACGAGCCCAGCACTCCTGGCAGGTACAGAAGCAGCCCAGGAATTACAAACTCGTGGCTCCCACCTTAAGGCTCTGACAGAGGCAGCTACGGCAGCTACTGCTGAGGGCATTGGCTCCCTTGCTTTCTGCTTGCTGCTGGTTTTAGACTCTGTGGCTGAAGGGGCTCAAGAGACCGCGCAGCCCTTCCCCTGAGAGCTAATTGCCTCTTGCTTTTCCTCCCGCCACCTTCCTCATTACAGTGCTGCTCTGAGGCATTAACAGGTTCCTAATACAGACGCTGAAGAGCAGCAAACAGGACCAAGGCTTTGACCAAGTCTGACGCAGCCTCCTCGTGACAGAGAAGCCGACAGTTCTGTGAGGAGCCTCCCAACCAGCTGCACGCCCAACTTGCCCTCTCCAACCCTGTACCGTCAGGGAATTGACCTGAGTGTGTCGTAGCTCAGATTTACCTGTATCTTCCTTATCGTAGGCCTTGAATGCACTGATGAGGGCTGACGTGTGAGCGAAGAGTTTTTCCCGCAAGGCTCGAAAAGCTGACTCCTCTACTCGGCTGATTCTGGAGGACGCAGACAGACAGAGGAGCACTTAAGGGCTCACCACAAACTACAAGAGTGACCACATCTTCCCATTCCTCTGGCCTTTCCCCGGATTGCCTGGACCCTCACACCACAGCTGTGCACTGCTACGATGAATCGCACTGCCTGCCACAAGTCACTGCATGCCTGGAGCAGAGTTCCCACAGTCGGTACAGGGCATTCCTGGCACAGCACAAACCCCTCATCCTTGCACATACAAGCTGATGGCAATCAGCTCCGGCCCAGGGAGGAACACTGCATCCCAGCTAACTTCTGCAGTTGGTGTTTACCCATATCTGTTTCACTTCTAGAATACCAGTCACAGAGGCTTTTAATAGCTGTGCAACTTGTGCAGTGACGAAGTGGAAAGGAACTTCAACAAGGATCAAAAGTTAAAACTTTACATTGAAAAGAGAAGCTGGAAAACAACAGACTAACAAACAGCCGCCTTCTGATCTGGCAACACTCCCTTCGCCCCAGTCCCACCCGGAACCTTCCtcagattccccccccccccaagcttgAATCCTCCCTTAGGGCTACTACACACCCTAAGAAACAATCTTCAGTAAATCAAGCTGTGAAAGTTCAGCTCTGGAGCCAAACTTTCTCAAAGCTCCCAAAGTTTTCCCTTTGGGAATTTGACTTGAATTCGTCAGCAGTGGAAAGCTGAGCAACTGGAAAGCCTTGCCTTTGGGTCATGGTGAGAGTATGGGCTGTCTTGTTCGCTTGGTACTGAACGAAATGGGGGACCAGGTCCAGCCCCAGCTTCACATAGGCTCCCCTGTTGCTGCCAATCTCATAATAGTTTGAGGCTGAAAAAATGGTCAGAACCTGACCCAAAAAAAGGACAGACATTTACAGTCAGTATATACATcccacatacatatatatgtatcagTGAAACAATACAATCAATCTCACCTGCAGACAACAGACTGCGAAAGCAATGTGTTTTATGTTGAAAAGGAAGAGTAAGGTGGCAGCCGGGCCGGAAGCCTTAGAGGTGTGAGCAAGCACTGACCTCATGCAGATCCAGCCCCACGCTGGGCTTCTGCTATTTCACAGTACTCTCCCAGCAAACATCTACTCTCCCTGGCAGTGGGCAGAGTCAAAGGTACCTCTGCGGAAGCCACTGAGGCTACTTTGAATCTTCCAAGGCAAAACTTTGCTGCGTCAGCTTAGCGACACCCTTTTATAGTCCATCTTCAGGAATGGCTGCTTTAAGTGAGGGCAACGGCACAAAGAGGTTCAGATCTTTTCACAGCTACCACACAGAAACGTGCCTTGCCCGCACAGCACATGCCCCCGGTAGCATGGGTGGCTTCAAACTGTCCTGACCTAAGAGCTCAGCTGGGCGCACGTTTCAGTAACTCTCGATAAGACTGTGCAAGGATTCTGTACATACTTAACAAAATCCCACTGGAAAAACACAGAGCTAAGAACCACCACCACAGAAATCCCATCCTGGTGGAATGGAAATCCACGTATCCTTAGCACTGTCCTCTTCACTGACCTTCCGGTTGTGACAAAACTCGTAGCCTTCTTGCTTGCACTCGTGGGAGCGGATAAGGAACTGCAAGCTGTACTTCTCGAGGATCTTCTCTGTCACGTCAGGCCCAAAGTAGCAGCCACCACCTCGCactgtattttctctgcagcCCTCCTGTGGCATGGGGTCACTCCAGAGAATGTCTAAAATCTGAAAGGATCAGAAAGGTCTACTGCCAAACGTGTACCACATCACTGTGCTGCACAGGAGTGGCCATCACCCATCAATGTTTTCCAAGCAAATACAGCACTGGACCACAGGGGAACAGAGATGCCTCCCATATCCACGTCAGAGTCTCCCACAGCGCTGTGTGGGGCTGTCAGACTTGAGCCCTCACTGAGGTGACAATGCTGTTGCCCTTGAGCTACAAGTACACCCAAAGTATCTGGGGGGATGGGGGTGGGGATGGGTAGCTATAACTCAGGCCTGAAACAAGGCTTCCCTTCGCTCCCTCTAGATTTCATAGAGTTTTCCTGTCCTCCTCCAGCCCAAAACACAGGTCCCACAGCAAGAACCCCTGGCAGATCCTAGGGCCAAGAGCATGCTCACCATTAAACTGCTTTGCTCTCTGGCCAGGACATTCAGCAGCCTCCAGTACACAGAAGTGCTGGCTCAGTAACCACTATATGGATTAAAGTATAATCTCTTTAACCCTGACCTCAATATGCAGCTTTACACCGATAAGGTGTACAATGTGTCAGGATATCATATGTAATGTGAGGTACAGAACGGCTCTTTCACACCTTGCAGAAGAGGTTTACAAACAAACCTGTTTAACAAAAACAGGATACTAAGTTCCCTGGGTCTGACCTCCTCGGCAACTTACTTGTAGGAATTGGCTAATAATGCGAATTCCATCTGCTCTTAAGTACTCAAGATCAGGACTCCATCAGCAAATGACAAGCTCGTTAATTAGTTGCATAGCTGACTGCAAATACCCCATGTACTCAGTAAACGACATAACCACTGTGCTCCACAGTCAGTCTTGtttaatatttctctctcttactgAGAACCAAGAAAACCTGTAACCTCACTTTATACCTCAGCAGCAGGTTTGGGGACAAAGCCCTGAGCTCAGAAGCCACAAAGGCTGGCGAAGAGGCTGACTCatgaggacaggaaaaaagtgCCAGCAAAACAGGAGCTAGCACTAGTCTCGCACGCAGCCAGAGCCCACACTGCCACAGGTCCTGCCAGACAGGGCCTGGCCGCGCTGCCGACGCCGTGCTCACCACAGGAAGAGCCAGGGCAGCGGGCAGGAGCGCAGTGCCCAGTTAACAGTCAAGCGCTGCTCTGCTGGGTGCACGCAGCCCAGGGGACCTGGCTCCTCGAAGCGCTCCCTAAACACAGCTGCTCCCCTTGGCACGAGGGAATCCATCAGGGCCACACAGACACAGCTCTCACACAACGAACCAACTGCTGTAGCCGAGGGAAGGAGGGACTGACACGAAAGAGTGAACACCTGCTGCCCAACATTGTGATCTGTGCTGGCACCAGCATGGGCAGCCCAGTTTAGTTTCGGCTATGCTGGCTGGTATGGTTGCCCAGACAGTCTAggacttcctcctcctcctcctcctgtgtGACTCATGGGCCCAGCTCTTCAGTTGCAAAGGAACTGTACCACAGGATGAGCCAGATGCAGAGCAAGTATCTAACAAAACATCCCCAGGGAGCAGAGGTCATATGCTCACTCAGGACAGCTCTTTCCTGACCAATAACCATTGAATGACCAATACCAGGCGCtctgggagagcagagcaggaggtaTAAAATAGTACAAAACCCATCAGCAATCCCATTGGCACTCAAAGCTGACTTGCTCATTAAGTCCATTTTACAGGGCAGCAAAATCCCCTTTGGAAAGAAGGATTTTATACCGAGATTCCTGGTATGAGCAGAGAGAGTAAGGCTGCAGGAAGCACCCACAGCTCACCAAGCCCAGGGCCCCGCTTACACTACTCACCTGCTTCCACTCCTCTTGGCGAGTCCAGCATGGTGTATCCAAGTCAGTCATGGAGAGAAAGCTGGAGTTGGtgagctcctcctcctccgacTCGCTGATGTCCACCAGCTGCCGGCACCGCTCGATTTGCTCCTGCACTGTCTGCCGGATCCACTTGGAGAACTCCAGCCTGTTGGCCATGCTGGGAGCCTGGGCCGGCCGGGGCTGCAGGGATGGACTGGTTGCTGCGTCATGCTCTGCTGGGGAGGCATCTGCTTTGCTCTCCCCgtttatttcctgtatttccacATTTCTATTTgactcctttcttttcttccctctcagtacagaaacaaactgaaagAGGTAAGAGAGAAAAGTGAGCTGGTCACAGAGCTTGGAAACCTCTTAGAACTCCAATGCTAACATTTTCCATGGGCATTTGTCAAGTCAGCCAGGCCCCTGAGCCTCAGTTCTCCTCCCTGCCATCAAATGCTAATTAATTGTGCTAGGTTACTAGAGCAGCTTTCTCAGATGTATCATTATTGTTTTAGAACTGGGGTCCCACATCCTTCCTGACCACAGATCATCTTTTCTTCATTGATTTTATGCTGCTCAGACATCTCACAAAAGGTAGATCACATGGATTTAGTCTGCAATGGGAACCAGGCAACAGAACAAGGGAAAGATTAATGTTTGTCGTTCCGGAAGTGAATGCAGAAGGGTTTAGCTGATTAGAAAACCTTAAACCTTAGGAGGACTTGAGCACACAGAGAAATTTCACAGCTGGTCTAAGAACAGTGAGACTCTTATTCCAAAGGAAGTAGTATTTCTCAACTGAAAAATGAGGCAGAGACAAGCTAAAAGAC is a window encoding:
- the PPEF2 gene encoding serine/threonine-protein phosphatase with EF-hands 2, with translation MGSGSSVNGNFKYSLQKSENAFKAAVLIQRWYRRYVARLEMRRRCTWRIFQSIEYACEQDQIKLHNFFSYLVDHFTPSSSKERDFISRMFISGESFKEAELEKYCDYESMEVPDSYTGPHLSFPLLPDHATALLEAFKQKQQLHARYVLNLLHETRKHLKQLPNISHVSTRYSEEVTVCGDLHGQLDDLFLIFYKNGLPSPSKSYVFNGDFVDRGKQSLEILIVLFTFLLVYPNEVHLNRGNHEDHMVNLRYGFTKEVMQKYKVHGKKILKMIQNVFCWLPLATLIDQKVLIIHGGISDTTDLDMLEKIQRHKFVSVLRGKKRKESNRNVEIQEINGESKADASPAEHDAATSPSLQPRPAQAPSMANRLEFSKWIRQTVQEQIERCRQLVDISESEEEELTNSSFLSMTDLDTPCWTRQEEWKQILDILWSDPMPQEGCRENTVRGGGCYFGPDVTEKILEKYSLQFLIRSHECKQEGYEFCHNRKVLTIFSASNYYEIGSNRGAYVKLGLDLVPHFVQYQANKTAHTLTMTQRISRVEESAFRALREKLFAHTSALISAFKAYDKEDTGRITLSNWATAVESVLRLGLPWRMLRPQLVRSTAGGTLEYKSWLEDLAMEQRSQEHIQSGLLEVIYRNRSNLETIFRIIDRDHSGLISFEEFHQTWKLFSSHMNIELTDDGINDLVRSIDFNKDGNIDFNEFLEAFRLVKQSQ